In the Sandaracinus amylolyticus genome, GGACGCGGCGCGATCACGCTCCACGACGCCGCAGGACGCGCCCTCGGCGGCACCGCGGCGGGCGCGTTCCCGACCGTCGCGAGCTTCGAGTCGCGCATCACCATGATCGTCGGGTTCTTCCGGTTCGTGCGGGTCGGCGAGGAGCGCACCGAAGCGCGTCGCTTCACCGGCAGCGAGCAGCGCGAGGACGGAACGATCGTGCTGCATTGGGAGGGCGATGCGGGCGTGGACGTGACGCTCGAGATCGCCGTGCACGAGAGCGACGTCGCGACGCGCCTGCGCTGGACCGCGACGACGACCGATGCGCGCGCGAGCGCGCTCGCCCTGCCCTTCGCGTGCGACGACGACGCGAGCTTCGCGGGGTTCGGCGCGCAGTACGACGACACGAACCAGCGCGGCGATGCGTTCCCGCTCTGGGTGCAGGAGCAGGGCATCGGGCGCAGCGGCATCGGGCCGATCTCGGGCGACGCGCACTCGACGTACTTCCCGATGCCGTGGTGGATCGACTGGCGCGGCTTCGGTGTGCTGGTCGACACGCCGGCGCGCACGCTCGTCGATCTCTGTCAGCGCGATGCGCGCGTCGCGTGGGTCGAGGTCGAGGACCTCGCGCCGCTCGACGTGCTCGTGCTCCACGGACCGCGACCGCGCGACGTGATCCGCCAGCTCGGCGACGAGATCGGGCGCGCGGTGCGGCCGCCCGACTGGGCGTTCTCGCCGTGGATCGGCGTGCAGGGCGGGCCCGACGCGGTGCTGGCCGAGGTCGCGGCGCTCGAGGCCGCCGAGGTCCCGTTCTCCGCGGTGTGGGTGCAGGACTGGGTCGGCGGCGAGTGGCTGACCGAGCGCATCTTCGATCTCAACTATCGCTGGGTCGCGGACACCGAGCGTTATCCCGATCTGCCGGGGCTGGTGCGCACGCTGCGCGACGATCACGGCGTCCGCTTCCTCGCGTACGCGAACCCGTTCGTGCGCATGGACCTCGAGCACTTCGCGCCGATGGCGGGAGACGATCTGCTGATCCGCGACGAGACCGGCGCGCCCTACGTGTTCCCGTTCGTGCTGAGCCGCGGCACGATGCCCGACTTCACGCGACCCGAAGCCTACGCGTACGTCGAAGAGCACCTGCGCGCGATGGTCGAGACGCAGGGCTTCGACGGATGGATGAGCGACTTCGGCGAGTGGCTGCCGACCGACGCGGTGCTGCACGACGGAAGCGACGCGCGTCTCGTGCACAACCTCTATCCCGCGATGTGGCACCGCGCGTCGCGCGAGGTGATGGACACGGTGCGCCCCGACGGCGACTGGGTGCTCTTCACGCGCAGCGGATGGACGCGCGATCACGCGCAGCAGCAGATCGTGTGGATCGGCGATCAGGAAGCGGACTGGGAGCCCACCGACGGACTGCCCACCGTGGTGCCCGCGCTGATCAACCTCGGTCTCTCGGGCGTGCCCTTCGTGACCCACGACGTCGCGGGCTACAGCGGCGGACCGAGCACGAAGGAGCTCTACATGCGGTGGACCGAGCTCGCCGCGTTCGGCCCGATCCTGCGCACCCACGAGGGCCTGATGCCGGCGGCGAATTGGTCGTGGGATCGCGACGACGAGACGATCGCGCACTTCCGCCGCTTCGCGCGGGTGCACGAGGCGCTGGGGCCGGAGATCCGCGCGCTCGCGGACGAAGCGGCGACGAGCTCGCTGCCGATCATCCGCCACCTCGCGCTCGAGTTCGAAGGCGACGTCGCGAGCCGCGACGTGCACGACGAGTACATGCTCGGCCCGGAGCTGCTCGTCGCGCCGGTGCTCGAAGAAGGCGCGACTTCGCG is a window encoding:
- a CDS encoding TIM-barrel domain-containing protein; protein product: MRAVPLLFVLSSIALAACGDDADPALPPAAYDLPDGTHVDVDGRGAITLHDAAGRALGGTAAGAFPTVASFESRITMIVGFFRFVRVGEERTEARRFTGSEQREDGTIVLHWEGDAGVDVTLEIAVHESDVATRLRWTATTTDARASALALPFACDDDASFAGFGAQYDDTNQRGDAFPLWVQEQGIGRSGIGPISGDAHSTYFPMPWWIDWRGFGVLVDTPARTLVDLCQRDARVAWVEVEDLAPLDVLVLHGPRPRDVIRQLGDEIGRAVRPPDWAFSPWIGVQGGPDAVLAEVAALEAAEVPFSAVWVQDWVGGEWLTERIFDLNYRWVADTERYPDLPGLVRTLRDDHGVRFLAYANPFVRMDLEHFAPMAGDDLLIRDETGAPYVFPFVLSRGTMPDFTRPEAYAYVEEHLRAMVETQGFDGWMSDFGEWLPTDAVLHDGSDARLVHNLYPAMWHRASREVMDTVRPDGDWVLFTRSGWTRDHAQQQIVWIGDQEADWEPTDGLPTVVPALINLGLSGVPFVTHDVAGYSGGPSTKELYMRWTELAAFGPILRTHEGLMPAANWSWDRDDETIAHFRRFARVHEALGPEIRALADEAATSSLPIIRHLALEFEGDVASRDVHDEYMLGPELLVAPVLEEGATSRSVYLPPGQWFHVWSGEAHEGGRTIEIDAPLGVPPVFSLGRDRADLRAIQ